One window of Bacillota bacterium genomic DNA carries:
- a CDS encoding enoyl-[acyl-carrier-protein] reductase FabI (Catalyzes a key regulatory step in fatty acid biosynthesis) — MDLSGRTGLVVGIADKHSIAWGIAQMLDKAGAKLAVTYQNERVEPKVRELAAGLNDPLVLPLDVTDDAQIENVFRRVQEEFGKLDILIHAVAYAPREDLQRPFVETSRQGYAIAQDVSAYSLAALANAARPLMKAAGGGSIVTLTYYGAEKVIPGYNVMGVAKAALEAAVRYLAYDLGPDNIRVNAISAGPMKTLAARGVPGFMKMLEHHAEKAPLRRRVEMEELAGAALFLCSPLSSGITGEVLYVDAGYNIVGM, encoded by the coding sequence ATCGACCTCTCCGGGCGCACGGGCTTGGTGGTCGGCATCGCGGACAAGCACAGCATCGCCTGGGGCATCGCGCAAATGCTGGACAAGGCCGGCGCCAAGCTGGCCGTGACGTACCAGAACGAGCGCGTCGAGCCGAAAGTGCGGGAGCTGGCCGCGGGGCTCAACGACCCGCTGGTGCTGCCCCTGGACGTCACCGACGACGCGCAGATCGAAAACGTTTTCCGGCGCGTGCAGGAGGAGTTCGGTAAGCTGGACATTTTGATTCACGCCGTGGCGTACGCGCCGCGCGAAGATTTGCAGCGGCCTTTCGTGGAAACGTCCCGGCAAGGCTACGCGATCGCGCAGGATGTCAGCGCGTACTCGCTGGCGGCGCTCGCCAACGCGGCGCGGCCGCTGATGAAGGCGGCGGGCGGCGGCAGCATCGTGACGCTGACCTACTACGGCGCCGAAAAGGTCATTCCCGGCTACAACGTCATGGGCGTGGCCAAGGCGGCGCTGGAGGCGGCGGTGCGCTATCTGGCCTACGACTTGGGGCCGGACAACATTCGCGTCAACGCCATCTCGGCCGGTCCCATGAAGACGCTGGCCGCGCGGGGCGTGCCGGGCTTCATGAAGATGCTGGAACACCACGCCGAGAAAGCGCCGCTGCGCCGCCGGGTGGAAATGGAGGAGCTGGCCGGTGCGGCGCTGTTCCTTTGCAGCCCGCTGAGCTCGGGCATCACCGGCGAAGTACTGTACGTGGACGCGGGCTACAACATCGTCGGCATGTAG
- the mutY gene encoding A/G-specific adenine glycosylase → MNADPRELGRRLVDWFEAHKRDLPWRRDRDPYRVWVSEVMLQQTRVETVVSRYDSFLRRFPTVEQLAAAAEEDVLKEWEGLGYYSRARNLWLAAREVMARYGGQLPQHPDELAKLPGIGRYTAAAIASIAFNYPSPAVDGNVLRVLARLYGIAEPVTQGAVQRRIEELAAAMMPAEQAGRFTEALMELGALVCTPGRPDCGRCPWADACVARAEGAAEALPVRPKKQPGRVVHGAVAVAVAQGTGGEVPRLLVVRRPEGGLLAGLWEFPWLELPADVSDEEAAARLRQRLQELYGVAARPAGRLQDVTHVFSHLTWRLRVFEYAVDAGAGGGRGPETGGAAWRWATADELDALPFGRAHRRIAGAWRALAHVSDPTPGKGGD, encoded by the coding sequence GTGAACGCAGACCCACGCGAGCTCGGCCGCCGGCTGGTGGACTGGTTCGAGGCGCACAAGCGGGACTTGCCGTGGCGGAGGGACCGCGATCCGTATCGCGTCTGGGTTTCCGAAGTGATGCTGCAGCAGACGCGAGTGGAGACGGTCGTTTCCCGCTATGACTCGTTCTTGCGCCGTTTTCCGACCGTCGAGCAGTTGGCGGCCGCTGCGGAAGAAGACGTCCTCAAGGAGTGGGAAGGACTCGGGTATTATTCGCGCGCCCGCAACCTGTGGCTGGCCGCGCGCGAGGTCATGGCCCGCTACGGGGGCCAGCTGCCGCAGCACCCCGACGAGCTGGCCAAGCTTCCCGGCATCGGCCGCTACACGGCCGCGGCCATCGCCAGCATCGCCTTCAATTACCCGTCGCCGGCGGTGGACGGCAACGTGTTGCGGGTGCTCGCGCGCCTGTACGGCATCGCGGAGCCGGTGACGCAGGGGGCGGTCCAGCGGCGCATCGAGGAGCTGGCCGCCGCCATGATGCCGGCTGAGCAAGCCGGCCGGTTCACGGAGGCGCTCATGGAGCTGGGCGCTCTGGTCTGCACGCCGGGCCGGCCCGACTGCGGCCGCTGCCCGTGGGCCGATGCGTGCGTGGCGCGCGCGGAAGGCGCGGCCGAAGCGCTGCCGGTGCGGCCGAAAAAGCAGCCGGGCCGCGTCGTGCACGGGGCGGTGGCGGTGGCGGTCGCGCAGGGAACCGGGGGCGAAGTCCCCCGCCTGCTCGTCGTGCGCCGGCCGGAAGGCGGCTTGCTGGCTGGGTTGTGGGAGTTCCCATGGCTTGAGCTGCCGGCGGATGTCTCGGACGAAGAGGCGGCGGCGCGGTTGCGGCAGCGTCTGCAGGAGCTCTACGGGGTCGCGGCGCGGCCGGCGGGACGGCTGCAGGACGTGACGCACGTCTTCAGCCACTTGACGTGGCGCCTGCGCGTGTTCGAGTACGCGGTGGACGCAGGCGCGGGTGGTGGGCGAGGGCCCGAGACCGGGGGCGCCGCGTGGCGGTGGGCCACGGCCGATGAACTGGACGCGCTGCCGTTCGGGCGAGCCCACCGCCGCATCGCCGGCGCGTGGCGCGCCCTGGCGCACGTCTCGGACCCGACGCCCGGGAAAGGAGGAGACTAG
- a CDS encoding aquaporin, whose translation MAGSPAQRAMAEMVGTFLFSFLGAAAFVADERSGGALGIGGVAAVHGLALAAIVAALGPVSGAHVNPAVSVAWALAGRMRWPRAVMYVLAQLLGGVAAALAAAAVFGSDVWRRARLAVAAAQPERAAAQIILEAILTLAVTLVYFGARIGEGQRPAAALAVGAAMSAAVFLAAPLTGGTLNPARAFGVALAGSVWENHWLAWAGPLAGAVVAAVVGALLAVREARAKE comes from the coding sequence ATGGCCGGCAGCCCGGCACAAAGGGCGATGGCCGAAATGGTGGGCACTTTCTTGTTTTCGTTTCTCGGCGCGGCGGCGTTCGTCGCCGACGAGCGGTCCGGCGGAGCGCTAGGGATTGGCGGCGTGGCCGCGGTGCACGGGCTGGCGCTGGCGGCCATCGTGGCCGCGCTGGGGCCGGTCTCGGGCGCCCACGTCAACCCGGCCGTCAGCGTGGCCTGGGCGCTGGCGGGCCGGATGCGGTGGCCGCGCGCGGTGATGTACGTGCTGGCGCAGCTTTTGGGCGGCGTCGCCGCGGCGCTGGCGGCGGCGGCCGTTTTCGGGAGCGACGTCTGGCGGCGCGCCCGGCTGGCCGTGGCAGCGGCGCAGCCGGAGCGGGCGGCGGCCCAAATTATCTTAGAAGCGATACTGACGCTGGCCGTGACGCTCGTATATTTCGGCGCTCGGATCGGCGAAGGCCAGCGTCCCGCGGCCGCGCTGGCCGTGGGGGCGGCCATGAGCGCGGCGGTGTTCCTCGCCGCGCCGCTGACCGGCGGCACGCTGAATCCGGCCCGGGCGTTTGGTGTCGCGCTGGCGGGCAGCGTGTGGGAAAACCATTGGCTGGCCTGGGCGGGCCCGCTCGCGGGCGCGGTCGTGGCGGCCGTCGTCGGCGCGCTGCTGGCCGTGCGCGAAGCGCGGGCCAAGGAGTGA
- the menC gene encoding o-succinylbenzoate synthase has translation MALERVVVRHIRMRLRSPFVTALGAEHERDVVIIEAHGGGHVGYGEAPVLSRPTYNEETVATAWHVLNDFFVPALSRAGLQHPSGAAAALTVFRGHPIAKAGLEGALWDLWARQRGLSLSAVLGGTRRKVPAGVALGFAADTRELLRQVEDCVQRGYRRVKLKIAPGRDVDVVEPVRRAFPGLELAVDANGSYRIGDMEALQRLDQFGLAFLEQPLSWDDLLDHARLQAQLQTPVCLDESVRSVEHAAQALALGSCRMFNVKAARLGGHTAAVAVHDLALARGVPVWCGGMLETGIGRAHNVALASLPGFSLPGDLSASDRYWLEDIVDPPFTLDDEGCLAVPSEPGIGVAVDVERLEALTVRRQEHRLASASL, from the coding sequence CTGGCGCTGGAGCGGGTGGTCGTGCGGCATATCCGCATGCGCTTGCGATCGCCGTTTGTCACGGCGCTAGGTGCCGAGCACGAGCGGGACGTGGTGATCATCGAAGCTCACGGGGGCGGGCACGTAGGATACGGCGAGGCGCCGGTGCTGTCCCGGCCGACGTACAACGAGGAGACCGTCGCCACGGCTTGGCACGTGCTCAACGATTTCTTCGTCCCGGCGCTCTCCCGCGCCGGCCTGCAGCACCCGTCGGGCGCGGCGGCCGCCTTGACCGTCTTTCGCGGCCATCCCATCGCCAAGGCAGGCCTGGAGGGAGCCCTCTGGGACTTGTGGGCGCGCCAGCGAGGGCTATCGTTGAGCGCGGTGCTGGGCGGGACGCGCCGGAAAGTGCCGGCGGGCGTCGCGCTGGGCTTCGCGGCGGATACGCGGGAGCTGCTGCGGCAGGTGGAAGACTGCGTGCAGCGGGGCTACCGCCGGGTGAAGCTGAAAATCGCGCCGGGACGGGACGTCGACGTGGTTGAACCGGTGCGCCGCGCGTTCCCCGGCCTCGAGCTCGCGGTCGACGCCAACGGATCGTATCGTATTGGCGACATGGAGGCGCTCCAGCGCTTGGATCAGTTCGGCCTGGCTTTTCTCGAGCAGCCGCTGTCGTGGGACGACCTCCTCGATCACGCGCGGCTGCAGGCGCAACTGCAGACCCCCGTCTGCCTCGACGAGAGCGTGCGGAGCGTGGAGCACGCGGCCCAGGCGCTGGCGTTGGGCAGCTGCCGCATGTTCAACGTCAAGGCGGCGCGGCTGGGAGGCCACACAGCCGCGGTGGCGGTGCACGATTTGGCTTTGGCGCGCGGAGTGCCGGTGTGGTGCGGCGGCATGCTGGAAACGGGCATCGGGCGCGCCCACAACGTGGCGCTGGCGTCGCTGCCGGGATTTTCGCTGCCGGGCGACCTGTCGGCCTCGGATCGCTATTGGCTCGAAGACATCGTCGATCCGCCGTTCACGTTGGATGACGAAGGCTGCCTCGCTGTGCCGTCCGAACCCGGCATCGGCGTGGCGGTGGACGTGGAACGGCTTGAGGCACTGACGGTGCGGCGGCAAGAGCACCGCCTTGCAAGCGCATCGCTCTAA